A window from Hemicordylus capensis ecotype Gifberg chromosome 2, rHemCap1.1.pri, whole genome shotgun sequence encodes these proteins:
- the S1PR5 gene encoding sphingosine 1-phosphate receptor 5, which translates to MESSPSLIQMYWKYYNSNIISLHYNYTGKLQASSKYKGSLKADAIIFLVVCAFIVVENLVVLLAIWRNKKFHSPMYYLLGNLTLSDLLAGVAYTANIIMSGASTLKLTPAQWFLREGGVFVTLAASVLSLLAIAIERHITMIRMRLYHGDKKGRMFLLAGASWVVSILLGVLPILGWNCIDNLPECSIVLPLYSKHYILFCITIFLVILISIVVLYVRIYRMVKFNGQRLGSLRKGMLKKSQKYMALLKTVTIVVGTFIVCWLPLFLLLLLDVACQARDCSMLYKADYFLGLAMINSLLNPIIYTLTSKDMRRAILRLLCCLLVSTPGAEESRGKRFGLPILEGSTSKSERSSHQQEGLHASLSVTNGIPTAIKALVPKTAH; encoded by the coding sequence ATGGAATCTTCACCCTCCCTGATCCAGATGTACTGGAAGTACTATAACAGCAACATAATCTCCCTGCACTATAACTACACAGGCAAGCTCCAGGCAAGCTCCAAATATAAGGGCAGCCTCAAGGCTGATGCCATCATCTTCCTGGTTGTGTGTGCCTTCATTGTGGTGGAAAACCTAGTGGTCCTGCTGGCTATATGGAGAAACAAGAAGTTCCACTCGCCTATGTACTACCTGCTTGGGAATCTGACCCTTTCGGACCTGCTGGCTGGAGTGGCGTACACTGCCAATATCATCATGTCTGGGGCCAGCACTCTCAAGCTGACCCCTGCCCAGTGGTTTCTGCGAGAAGGCGGGGTCTTCGTCACACTTGCTGCATCTGTCCTCAGCCTCCTTGCCATTGCCATTGAGAGGCACATCACTATGATCCGCATGAGACTCTACCATGGGGACAAGAAAGGGAGGATGTTCTTGCTAGCGGGTGCCAGCTGGGTAGTTTCCATCTTGCTTGGGGTGCTGCCCATCCTTGGCTGGAACTGCATTGATAACCTTCCAGAGTGTTCTATAGTGCTGCCCCTCTACTCGAAGCATTACATCCTCTTCTGCATCACTATTTTCCTGGTCATCCTGATCTCCATTGTGGTTCTGTATGTCCGCATCTATCGCATGGTCAAGTTCAACGGGCAACGCCTAGGCAGCCTCCGCAAGGGCATGCTCAAGAAATCCCAGAAATATATGGCCTTGCTGAAGACAGTGACCATTGTGGTGGGCACATTTATTGTTTGCtggctgcccctcttcctcctcctattGCTGGATGTTGCATGCCAGGCTCGGGACTGCAGCATGCTGTACAAGGCAGACTATTTCCTGGGCTTGGCTATGATTAACTCCCTCCTTAATCCCATCATTTATACCCTGACCAGTAAGGACATGAGGCGGGCCATTCTCAGGCTGCTCTGCTGCCTCCTGGTGTCCACGCCAGgtgcagaggaaagcagaggaaAGCGCTTTGGCCTCCCCATCCTGGAGGGCAGCACCAGCAAGTCGGAGCGCTCCTCACACCAGCAGGAGGGGCTTCATGCCAGCCTGTCCGTCACAAATGGCATCCCCACAGCCATCAAAGCATTGGTGCCAAAAACTGCCCATTGA